The proteins below are encoded in one region of Silene latifolia isolate original U9 population chromosome 2, ASM4854445v1, whole genome shotgun sequence:
- the LOC141642056 gene encoding syntaxin-51-like isoform X1, which produces MTSPAEKWMRDYNDASKLADEINSMVSEASTLPPTGPQTQRHFSATRRKISIINNKLDSLGKFLAELPTRQTLSGKEMNKRNDMMANLNTKVNQMANTLNSYSSANRDRLLGPDTKSDDVMKRASNMDNNGLVGFQRQVMREQDDDLEKLEITVVSTKHIALAVNEELDLHTRLLNGLDDHLEATGSRLQRIQRSLGALNRKTKGGCCCSILVVILIVILVLVAFVLIKYL; this is translated from the exons ATGACTTCCCCTGCTGAGAAATGGATGCGGGATTATAATGACGCATCAAAGCTGGCTGATGAGATAAATAGCATGGTGTCTGAGGCGAGTACTTTGCCCCCAACAGGACCACAAACACAACGTCATTTTTCAGCTACTCGTAGAAAGATCAGCATAATAAATAACAAACTTGACAGCCTGGGGAAATTTTTAGCGGAGCTACCAACCAGGCAAACTTT GTCCGGAAAGGAGATGAATAAACGTAATGACATGATGGCGAATTTGAATACCAAAGTCAACCAAATGGCAAACACTCTCAATTCATACAGTTCGGCAAACAGGGATCGTTTGCTTGGCCCTGATACAAAATCAGATGATGTAATGAAGAGAGCATCTAACATGGACAATAATGGTCTTGTAGGTTTTCAGCGACAGGTTATGAGAG AGCAAGACGACGACCTTGAGAAATTAGAGATTACAGTCGTAAGTACAAAACATATTGCATTGGCGGTCAATGAAGAGCTCGACCTGCACACCAGGCTCCTG AATGGCTTGGATGACCATCTGGAGGCGACAGGTTCCCGTTTACAG CGTATTCAAAGAAGTTTGGGCGCTCTCAACAGAAAAACCAAAGGTGGTTGCTGTTGCTCGATCCTGGTGGTTATATTGATAGTGATTCTCGTCCTTGTTGCATTCGTATTGATCAAATATCTATAG
- the LOC141642056 gene encoding syntaxin-51-like isoform X2, which yields MTSPAEKWMRDYNDASKLADEINSMVSEASTLPPTGPQTQRHFSATRRKISIINNKLDSLGKFLAELPTRQTLSGKEMNKRNDMMANLNTKVNQMANTLNSYSSANRDRLLGPDTKSDDVMKRASNMDNNGLVGFQRQVMREQDDDLEKLEITVVSTKHIALAVNEELDLHTRLLNGLDDHLEATGSRLQVLD from the exons ATGACTTCCCCTGCTGAGAAATGGATGCGGGATTATAATGACGCATCAAAGCTGGCTGATGAGATAAATAGCATGGTGTCTGAGGCGAGTACTTTGCCCCCAACAGGACCACAAACACAACGTCATTTTTCAGCTACTCGTAGAAAGATCAGCATAATAAATAACAAACTTGACAGCCTGGGGAAATTTTTAGCGGAGCTACCAACCAGGCAAACTTT GTCCGGAAAGGAGATGAATAAACGTAATGACATGATGGCGAATTTGAATACCAAAGTCAACCAAATGGCAAACACTCTCAATTCATACAGTTCGGCAAACAGGGATCGTTTGCTTGGCCCTGATACAAAATCAGATGATGTAATGAAGAGAGCATCTAACATGGACAATAATGGTCTTGTAGGTTTTCAGCGACAGGTTATGAGAG AGCAAGACGACGACCTTGAGAAATTAGAGATTACAGTCGTAAGTACAAAACATATTGCATTGGCGGTCAATGAAGAGCTCGACCTGCACACCAGGCTCCTG AATGGCTTGGATGACCATCTGGAGGCGACAGGTTCCCGTTTACAG GTCTTGGATTGA
- the LOC141642052 gene encoding transcription factor IIIA-like → MAASMESQATIKTPIFKDIRRYYCQFCGICRSKKTQITTHILSEHPEEMKKIDEMGENGGEGQKGNNTCEECGASFKKPAHLKQHMLSHSFERPFACPVDDCNASYRRKDHLNRHLIQHEGKLFKCPMDNCNKEFSVHGNISRHLKKYHEGKCDPSDTPEEQKKHVCQKSGCGKEFKYASQLQKHEESHVECSEAYCADPSCMKAFANRECLQEHMRSCHQYIICEVCGSKHLRKNYKRHLQSHDDDGSSEVLNCNFEGCDHSFTTSSNLRQHVKAVHLNLKPFACSVSGCSMRFAFKHVRDKHEKSGRHVYVPGDLEEFDEQWRSKPHGGQKRKRPTVDMLMRKRITPPNECDGVLNHSTEYLSWLLSADD, encoded by the exons ATGGCGGCATCCATGGAATCACAAGCCACAATAAAAACACCCATTTTCAAAGATATCCGTCGATATTACTGCCAATTTTGCGGTATCTGCCGTTCCAAAAAAACCCAAATCACCACTCATATTCTCTCTGAACACCcg GAGGAGATGAAGAAGATTGATGAAATGGGGGAAAATGGAGGTGAAGGGCAAAAGGGTAATAACACATGTGAAGAATGTGGTGCTAGTTTCAAGAAACCTGCTCATTTGAAGCAACACATGCTTTCTCACTCTTTTGAG AGGCCTTTTGCTTGCCCAGTAGATGACTGTAATGCTAGTTACAGAAGAAAAGACCACTTGAATCGGCATCTTATACAGCATGAAGGAAAGCTGTTTAAATGCCCCATGGACAACTGTAATAAGGAATTTTCTGTTCACGGGAATATTAGTCGACACCTAAAGAAATATCATGAAGGAAAGTGTGATCCAAGTGATACCCCGGAAGAACAAAAGAAACATGTATGTCAGAAATCTGGGTGTGGGAAGGAGTTCAAGTATGCGTCTCAGCTGCAGAAACACGAGGAGTCCCATG TCGAATGCTCGGAAGCATATTGTGCCGATCCAAGTTGTATGAAAGCCTTTGCGAACCGTGAGTGCCTCCAAGAACATATGAGATCTTGCCACCAATATATAATCTGTGAAGTCTGTGGGTCAAAACATCTGAGGAAGAATTACAAACGGCACCTACAATCTCACGATGATGATGGCTCAAGTGAAGTTTTGAACTGCAATTTTGAGGGTTGTGATCATTCATTTACCACC AGCTCGAATCTACGACAGCACGTGAAGGCAGTGCATCTGAATCTTAAACCTTTTGCTTGTAGTGTCTCGGGTTGTAGCATGAGATTTGCCTTCAAGCACGTGAGAGATAAACATGAGAAATCCGGTCGCCATGTTTATGTTCCG GGAGACTTGGAGGAGTTCGATGAGCAGTGGAGGTCAAAACCTCACGGTGGGCAGAAAAGGAAGCGACCCACGGTGGATATGCTTATGCGTAAAAGGATTACTCCACCTAATGAATGTGACGGTGTTCTAAATCACAGTACCGAATATCTGTCTTGGTTGCTATCTGCAGATGATTGA